The following proteins are encoded in a genomic region of Terriglobales bacterium:
- a CDS encoding sugar transferase: MASTLTSRPSGAPYNGLIRNVERMLSATGTHTLIGEEIFLAMLSQERKRSERSAKQFVLLLLDGAQAFAAGAGEEITQQAVASLSTCIRETDIVGWYEEGSVIGVIFTEMGTANEGAIKIILNRVTSALRNNLSVRDINAISISCHLYPEQSEKHRPQKVRLFYHDEHVGAGSRTGAQVMKRALDIVGSATAILMLSPVFLVIAALIKLTSKGPVLFRQNRVGQYGAPFTFLKFRSMYLNSDSKIHQEYVTSFISGKGKRHASKDGGIYKITNDPRVTPLGRFIRRTSLDELPQFFNVLRGDMSLVGPRPPVPYEFEAYDVWHRKRVFEVKPGITGLWQIKGRSRTNFDDMVRLDLQYARNWSIWMDIKILLQTPGAVFSGDGAC; encoded by the coding sequence ATGGCATCGACGCTGACCTCAAGACCCAGTGGAGCACCCTACAACGGCCTGATCCGCAACGTCGAGCGCATGCTGTCGGCGACCGGGACCCACACCCTCATCGGAGAGGAAATCTTCCTGGCCATGCTGTCCCAGGAGCGCAAGAGGTCGGAGCGCTCGGCGAAGCAATTTGTGTTGCTCTTGCTGGATGGGGCACAGGCGTTCGCCGCGGGAGCTGGGGAAGAGATCACCCAGCAGGCGGTGGCCTCGCTCTCCACTTGTATCCGTGAGACCGACATCGTGGGCTGGTACGAAGAAGGGTCGGTGATCGGGGTCATCTTCACCGAGATGGGCACCGCCAACGAAGGCGCGATCAAGATCATCCTGAACCGCGTGACCTCGGCCCTGCGGAACAACCTGAGCGTCCGTGACATCAATGCCATCTCGATCTCGTGTCACCTGTATCCCGAGCAATCGGAGAAACACCGTCCGCAGAAGGTACGGCTGTTCTACCACGATGAGCATGTGGGCGCCGGTTCACGTACCGGCGCGCAGGTGATGAAGCGGGCCCTGGACATCGTCGGCAGCGCGACCGCGATCCTGATGCTCTCGCCCGTGTTCCTGGTGATCGCGGCTCTCATCAAGCTCACGTCGAAGGGGCCGGTCCTCTTCCGCCAGAACCGGGTCGGGCAGTACGGAGCGCCGTTCACGTTCCTGAAGTTCCGCTCCATGTACCTGAACAGCGACTCCAAGATCCACCAGGAGTATGTGACCAGCTTCATCTCGGGTAAAGGCAAGCGGCACGCCTCGAAGGATGGCGGCATCTATAAGATCACGAACGATCCGCGGGTCACTCCGCTCGGCCGGTTCATCCGCCGCACCAGCCTGGACGAGTTGCCCCAGTTCTTCAACGTTCTGCGGGGTGACATGTCGCTGGTGGGCCCGCGGCCTCCGGTGCCCTACGAATTCGAAGCCTACGACGTGTGGCACCGTAAACGGGTCTTCGAAGTGAAGCCGGGCATCACCGGTCTGTGGCAGATCAAGGGGCGCAGCCGGACCAACTTCGACGATATGGTCCGCCTGGACCTGCAGTATGCGAGGAACTGGTCCATCTGGATGGACATCAAGATCCTGCTGCAAACCCCAGGCGCCGTGTTCTCCGGCGACGGCGCTTGCTGA